The Glycine max cultivar Williams 82 chromosome 12, Glycine_max_v4.0, whole genome shotgun sequence genome window below encodes:
- the LOC100776553 gene encoding ubiquitin carboxyl-terminal hydrolase 8 isoform X3 — translation MDCASEDCSDNSQRPDSHKDQRVYFVPHRWWKDAQDSMPEADSDKKKGIAFASFPGSSYAGPMKIINNIFNSDLVFSLRREEDSPRIRENGEVGVSGRDFALVSGDMWLQALKWHSDSKNVMKDDKGFSATDSDMADVYPLQLRLSVQRETNSFGVRISKKDNAVELFKRACKMFSVDSEMLCIWDYSDQITFLMNDNNQVPVDCQRQSDQEILLELQVYGLSDSIRCREGPGEAGSLGLTGLQNLGNTCFMNSSLQCLAHTPKLVDYFLEDYIREINHDNPLGMNGEIALAFGDLLRKLWAPGASPVSPRIFKSKLARFAPQFSGFNQHDSQELLAFLLDGLHEDLNRVKCKPYIEVKDGDGRRDEEVADEYWHNHLARNDSVIVDVCQGQYKSTLVCPVCRKVSVTFDPFMYLSLPLPSTTVRTMTITVVSGNGGEMSQLSPYTITVPKNGRFEDLTRALGIACSLGADETLLVAEVYNNCIIRFLEDPTDSLSLIRDADKLVAYRFLKCNVDAPLVVFINQRMEEQYVYGKQTLNWKAFGIPVVDRLYSVTNGSDLRNLYLKWFYPFQNPIEEALENCLVSKETEEDAETEVTTPSLGSNVNELDTPSDGGMEFYVTDEKGTIKNSKILMNEPLAINGDLRLLHVLVCWSEEQLKIYDTQLCSSLPEVFKSGFLAKRPQESVSLYKCLEAFLQEEPLGPEDMWYCPGCKEHRQASKKLDLWRLPEILVIHLKRFQYSRYLKNKLETYVDFPVDNLDLSAYITYGNDESYHYTLYAVSNHYGSMGGGHYTAFVHRGGDQWYDFDDSHVNPISKEKIKSSAAYVLFYRRNFEVST, via the exons ATGGACTGTGCCTCCGAAGATTGCTCCGATAACTCTCAGCGACCGGACTCACACAAGGACCAGCGAGTCTATTTCGTTCCTCACAG GTGGTGGAAGGATGCTCAGGATTCAATGCCGGAGGCAGATTCGGATAAGAAGAAGGGAATTGCGTTTGCCTCTTTTCCAGGTTCGTCCTATGCTGGTCCTATGAAGATTATCAATAACATTTTCAACTCAGATCTTGTGTTCAGTCTTCGGAGGGAGGAGGATTCACCACGCATTCGTGAAAATGGCGAGGTTGGTGTGTCTGGCCGGGACTTTGCTTTGGTGTCTGGGGATATGTGGTTGCAGGCACTCAAGTG GCATAGTGATTCAAAAAATGTAATGAAGGATGACAAAGGCTTTTCAGCTACTGACAGTGATATGGCAGATGTATATCCTTTACAACTCAGGCTTTCTGTTCAGAGGGAAACAAATTCATTTGGAGTAAGAATAAGCAAAAAG GACAATGCAGTTGAGCTCTTTAAAAGAGCCTGCAAAATGTTCAGTGTGGATTCAGAGATG TTATGCATTTGGGACTATTCAGATCAGATAACATTTTTAATGAATGACAACAATCAGGTCCCAGTTGACTGTCAAAGGCAGTCTGATCAGGAG ATTCTTTTGGAGTTGCAAGTTTATGGGTTGTCAGACTCAATTAGATGTAGGGAAG GCCCTGGTGAAGCTGGTTCCTTGGGATTAACTGGGTTACAAAACCTAGGAAACACTTGCTTCATGAACAGTTCCCTACAGTGTTTAGCACATACACCAAAGCTTGTTGATTATTTTCTGGAAGATTATATTAGAGAAATCAATCATGATAACCCATTGGGCATGAAT GGTGAGATAGCTTTGGCATTTGGAGATCTGCTCAGGAAGTTATGGGCCCCTGGAGCAAGTCCTGTGTCACCAAGAATATTCAAATCAAAACTTGCTAGATTTGCACCTCAGTTCAGTGGATTTAATCAGCATGATTCCCAA GAACTTCTTGCTTTTTTGTTGGATGGTCTTCATGAAGATCTGAATCGTGTTAAATGTAAGCCTTATATTGAAGTCAAGGATGGAGATGGTCGACGAGATGAAGAGGTTGCTGATGAATATTGGCATAATCATTTGGCTCGCAATGATTCTGTCATTGTTGATGTGTGCCAA GGTCAATATAAATCAACATTAGTTTGTCCTGTTTGTAGGAAGGTCTCTGTGACATTTGATCCATTCATGTACTTATCATTACCTCTACCTTCAACAACAGTGCGGACAATGACTATAACTGTTGTTAGTGGCAATGGTGGTGAAATGTCTCAATTATCACCATACACTATTACTGTTCCAAAAAATGGAAGATTTGAAGATCTGACCCGTGCTCTTGGCATTGCATGCTCTTTGGGGGCTGATGAGACCTTATTAGTAGCTGag GTATACAACAATTGCATCATACGTTTTCTTGAAGATCCAACTGATTCATTATCCTTAATCAGAGATGCTGACAAACTAGTTGCTTACCGATTTTTGAAATGTAATGTGGATGCCCCTTTGGTTGTCTTCATAAACCAGCGGATGGAGGA GCAGTATGTCTATGGGAAGCAGACTCTGAATTGGAAAGCCTTTGGAATTCCTGTTGTAGATAGGCTTTATAGTGTTACAAATGGATCTGATCTCCGCAATTTGTATCTAAAGTGGTTCTATCCATTTCAAAATCCAATTGAAGAGGCCTTAGAAAATTGTCTCGTGTCTAAGGAAACTGAAGAAGATGCAGAAACGGAGGTCACAACTCCTAGTTTAGGTTCAAATGTGAATGAGTTAGACACTCCTTCAGATGGAGGAATGGAGTTTTATGTTACTGATGAAAAGGGAACTATAAAAAATTCCAAGATATTAATGAATGAGCCTCTAGCAATAAATGGAGACTTAAGGCTGCTGCACGTGCTTGTGTGTTGGTCAGAAGAACAGCTTAAGATATATGACACGCAACTTTGTAGTTCATTGCCTGAGGTTTTCAAGTCTGGCTTTTTAGCAAAGAGACCTCAAGAATCAGTTTCTCTATACAAGTGCCTTGAAGCATTTTTGCAAGAAGAACCTCTTGGACCAGAAGACATGTG GTACTGTCCTGGCTGTAAAGAACATCGTCAAGCTAGTAAGAAGTTAGATCTTTGGAGACTTCCTGAAATTTTGGTCATTCATCTTAAGAGGTTTCAATACAGTCGTTACTTGAAAAACAAGCTGGAGACATATGTTGACTTCCCTGTAGATAATCTCGATTTGTCAGCTTATATTACCTATGGGAATGATGAGTCTTACCATTACACACTTTATGCTGTCAGTAACCATTATGGAAGCATGGGAGGTGGTCATTATACCGCATTTGTCCAT CGAGGCGGTGATCAGTGGTATGACTTCGATGATAGCCATGTTAATCCCATCAGCAAGGAGAAGATAAAGTCTTCAGCTGCCTATGTTCTTTTCTACAGAAGAAATTTCGAAGTATCAACATAG
- the LOC100776553 gene encoding ubiquitin carboxyl-terminal hydrolase 8 isoform X1 gives MDCASEDCSDNSQRPDSHKDQRVYFVPHRWWKDAQDSMPEADSDKKKGIAFASFPGSSYAGPMKIINNIFNSDLVFSLRREEDSPRIRENGEVGVSGRDFALVSGDMWLQALKWHSDSKNVMKDDKGFSATDSDMADVYPLQLRLSVQRETNSFGVRISKKDNAVELFKRACKMFSVDSEMLCIWDYSDQITFLMNDNNQVPVDCQRQSDQEILLELQVYGLSDSIRCREGKKDEMANFSGSASLKMNGTYDGANSDCMNANSLTFSSGPGEAGSLGLTGLQNLGNTCFMNSSLQCLAHTPKLVDYFLEDYIREINHDNPLGMNGEIALAFGDLLRKLWAPGASPVSPRIFKSKLARFAPQFSGFNQHDSQELLAFLLDGLHEDLNRVKCKPYIEVKDGDGRRDEEVADEYWHNHLARNDSVIVDVCQGQYKSTLVCPVCRKVSVTFDPFMYLSLPLPSTTVRTMTITVVSGNGGEMSQLSPYTITVPKNGRFEDLTRALGIACSLGADETLLVAEVYNNCIIRFLEDPTDSLSLIRDADKLVAYRFLKCNVDAPLVVFINQRMEEQYVYGKQTLNWKAFGIPVVDRLYSVTNGSDLRNLYLKWFYPFQNPIEEALENCLVSKETEEDAETEVTTPSLGSNVNELDTPSDGGMEFYVTDEKGTIKNSKILMNEPLAINGDLRLLHVLVCWSEEQLKIYDTQLCSSLPEVFKSGFLAKRPQESVSLYKCLEAFLQEEPLGPEDMWYCPGCKEHRQASKKLDLWRLPEILVIHLKRFQYSRYLKNKLETYVDFPVDNLDLSAYITYGNDESYHYTLYAVSNHYGSMGGGHYTAFVHRGGDQWYDFDDSHVNPISKEKIKSSAAYVLFYRRNFEVST, from the exons ATGGACTGTGCCTCCGAAGATTGCTCCGATAACTCTCAGCGACCGGACTCACACAAGGACCAGCGAGTCTATTTCGTTCCTCACAG GTGGTGGAAGGATGCTCAGGATTCAATGCCGGAGGCAGATTCGGATAAGAAGAAGGGAATTGCGTTTGCCTCTTTTCCAGGTTCGTCCTATGCTGGTCCTATGAAGATTATCAATAACATTTTCAACTCAGATCTTGTGTTCAGTCTTCGGAGGGAGGAGGATTCACCACGCATTCGTGAAAATGGCGAGGTTGGTGTGTCTGGCCGGGACTTTGCTTTGGTGTCTGGGGATATGTGGTTGCAGGCACTCAAGTG GCATAGTGATTCAAAAAATGTAATGAAGGATGACAAAGGCTTTTCAGCTACTGACAGTGATATGGCAGATGTATATCCTTTACAACTCAGGCTTTCTGTTCAGAGGGAAACAAATTCATTTGGAGTAAGAATAAGCAAAAAG GACAATGCAGTTGAGCTCTTTAAAAGAGCCTGCAAAATGTTCAGTGTGGATTCAGAGATG TTATGCATTTGGGACTATTCAGATCAGATAACATTTTTAATGAATGACAACAATCAGGTCCCAGTTGACTGTCAAAGGCAGTCTGATCAGGAG ATTCTTTTGGAGTTGCAAGTTTATGGGTTGTCAGACTCAATTAGATGTAGGGAAGGTAAAAAAGACGAGATGGCAAATTTTTCTGGCAGTGCTTCACTGAAGATGAATGGCACTTATGATGGTGCAAATTCTGATTGTATGAATGCCAATTCTTTGACCTTCTCTTCAGGCCCTGGTGAAGCTGGTTCCTTGGGATTAACTGGGTTACAAAACCTAGGAAACACTTGCTTCATGAACAGTTCCCTACAGTGTTTAGCACATACACCAAAGCTTGTTGATTATTTTCTGGAAGATTATATTAGAGAAATCAATCATGATAACCCATTGGGCATGAAT GGTGAGATAGCTTTGGCATTTGGAGATCTGCTCAGGAAGTTATGGGCCCCTGGAGCAAGTCCTGTGTCACCAAGAATATTCAAATCAAAACTTGCTAGATTTGCACCTCAGTTCAGTGGATTTAATCAGCATGATTCCCAA GAACTTCTTGCTTTTTTGTTGGATGGTCTTCATGAAGATCTGAATCGTGTTAAATGTAAGCCTTATATTGAAGTCAAGGATGGAGATGGTCGACGAGATGAAGAGGTTGCTGATGAATATTGGCATAATCATTTGGCTCGCAATGATTCTGTCATTGTTGATGTGTGCCAA GGTCAATATAAATCAACATTAGTTTGTCCTGTTTGTAGGAAGGTCTCTGTGACATTTGATCCATTCATGTACTTATCATTACCTCTACCTTCAACAACAGTGCGGACAATGACTATAACTGTTGTTAGTGGCAATGGTGGTGAAATGTCTCAATTATCACCATACACTATTACTGTTCCAAAAAATGGAAGATTTGAAGATCTGACCCGTGCTCTTGGCATTGCATGCTCTTTGGGGGCTGATGAGACCTTATTAGTAGCTGag GTATACAACAATTGCATCATACGTTTTCTTGAAGATCCAACTGATTCATTATCCTTAATCAGAGATGCTGACAAACTAGTTGCTTACCGATTTTTGAAATGTAATGTGGATGCCCCTTTGGTTGTCTTCATAAACCAGCGGATGGAGGA GCAGTATGTCTATGGGAAGCAGACTCTGAATTGGAAAGCCTTTGGAATTCCTGTTGTAGATAGGCTTTATAGTGTTACAAATGGATCTGATCTCCGCAATTTGTATCTAAAGTGGTTCTATCCATTTCAAAATCCAATTGAAGAGGCCTTAGAAAATTGTCTCGTGTCTAAGGAAACTGAAGAAGATGCAGAAACGGAGGTCACAACTCCTAGTTTAGGTTCAAATGTGAATGAGTTAGACACTCCTTCAGATGGAGGAATGGAGTTTTATGTTACTGATGAAAAGGGAACTATAAAAAATTCCAAGATATTAATGAATGAGCCTCTAGCAATAAATGGAGACTTAAGGCTGCTGCACGTGCTTGTGTGTTGGTCAGAAGAACAGCTTAAGATATATGACACGCAACTTTGTAGTTCATTGCCTGAGGTTTTCAAGTCTGGCTTTTTAGCAAAGAGACCTCAAGAATCAGTTTCTCTATACAAGTGCCTTGAAGCATTTTTGCAAGAAGAACCTCTTGGACCAGAAGACATGTG GTACTGTCCTGGCTGTAAAGAACATCGTCAAGCTAGTAAGAAGTTAGATCTTTGGAGACTTCCTGAAATTTTGGTCATTCATCTTAAGAGGTTTCAATACAGTCGTTACTTGAAAAACAAGCTGGAGACATATGTTGACTTCCCTGTAGATAATCTCGATTTGTCAGCTTATATTACCTATGGGAATGATGAGTCTTACCATTACACACTTTATGCTGTCAGTAACCATTATGGAAGCATGGGAGGTGGTCATTATACCGCATTTGTCCAT CGAGGCGGTGATCAGTGGTATGACTTCGATGATAGCCATGTTAATCCCATCAGCAAGGAGAAGATAAAGTCTTCAGCTGCCTATGTTCTTTTCTACAGAAGAAATTTCGAAGTATCAACATAG
- the LOC100776553 gene encoding ubiquitin carboxyl-terminal hydrolase 8 isoform X4, which translates to MWLQALKWHSDSKNVMKDDKGFSATDSDMADVYPLQLRLSVQRETNSFGVRISKKDNAVELFKRACKMFSVDSEMLCIWDYSDQITFLMNDNNQVPVDCQRQSDQEILLELQVYGLSDSIRCREGKKDEMANFSGSASLKMNGTYDGANSDCMNANSLTFSSGPGEAGSLGLTGLQNLGNTCFMNSSLQCLAHTPKLVDYFLEDYIREINHDNPLGMNGEIALAFGDLLRKLWAPGASPVSPRIFKSKLARFAPQFSGFNQHDSQELLAFLLDGLHEDLNRVKCKPYIEVKDGDGRRDEEVADEYWHNHLARNDSVIVDVCQGQYKSTLVCPVCRKVSVTFDPFMYLSLPLPSTTVRTMTITVVSGNGGEMSQLSPYTITVPKNGRFEDLTRALGIACSLGADETLLVAEVYNNCIIRFLEDPTDSLSLIRDADKLVAYRFLKCNVDAPLVVFINQRMEEQYVYGKQTLNWKAFGIPVVDRLYSVTNGSDLRNLYLKWFYPFQNPIEEALENCLVSKETEEDAETEVTTPSLGSNVNELDTPSDGGMEFYVTDEKGTIKNSKILMNEPLAINGDLRLLHVLVCWSEEQLKIYDTQLCSSLPEVFKSGFLAKRPQESVSLYKCLEAFLQEEPLGPEDMWYCPGCKEHRQASKKLDLWRLPEILVIHLKRFQYSRYLKNKLETYVDFPVDNLDLSAYITYGNDESYHYTLYAVSNHYGSMGGGHYTAFVHRGGDQWYDFDDSHVNPISKEKIKSSAAYVLFYRRNFEVST; encoded by the exons ATGTGGTTGCAGGCACTCAAGTG GCATAGTGATTCAAAAAATGTAATGAAGGATGACAAAGGCTTTTCAGCTACTGACAGTGATATGGCAGATGTATATCCTTTACAACTCAGGCTTTCTGTTCAGAGGGAAACAAATTCATTTGGAGTAAGAATAAGCAAAAAG GACAATGCAGTTGAGCTCTTTAAAAGAGCCTGCAAAATGTTCAGTGTGGATTCAGAGATG TTATGCATTTGGGACTATTCAGATCAGATAACATTTTTAATGAATGACAACAATCAGGTCCCAGTTGACTGTCAAAGGCAGTCTGATCAGGAG ATTCTTTTGGAGTTGCAAGTTTATGGGTTGTCAGACTCAATTAGATGTAGGGAAGGTAAAAAAGACGAGATGGCAAATTTTTCTGGCAGTGCTTCACTGAAGATGAATGGCACTTATGATGGTGCAAATTCTGATTGTATGAATGCCAATTCTTTGACCTTCTCTTCAGGCCCTGGTGAAGCTGGTTCCTTGGGATTAACTGGGTTACAAAACCTAGGAAACACTTGCTTCATGAACAGTTCCCTACAGTGTTTAGCACATACACCAAAGCTTGTTGATTATTTTCTGGAAGATTATATTAGAGAAATCAATCATGATAACCCATTGGGCATGAAT GGTGAGATAGCTTTGGCATTTGGAGATCTGCTCAGGAAGTTATGGGCCCCTGGAGCAAGTCCTGTGTCACCAAGAATATTCAAATCAAAACTTGCTAGATTTGCACCTCAGTTCAGTGGATTTAATCAGCATGATTCCCAA GAACTTCTTGCTTTTTTGTTGGATGGTCTTCATGAAGATCTGAATCGTGTTAAATGTAAGCCTTATATTGAAGTCAAGGATGGAGATGGTCGACGAGATGAAGAGGTTGCTGATGAATATTGGCATAATCATTTGGCTCGCAATGATTCTGTCATTGTTGATGTGTGCCAA GGTCAATATAAATCAACATTAGTTTGTCCTGTTTGTAGGAAGGTCTCTGTGACATTTGATCCATTCATGTACTTATCATTACCTCTACCTTCAACAACAGTGCGGACAATGACTATAACTGTTGTTAGTGGCAATGGTGGTGAAATGTCTCAATTATCACCATACACTATTACTGTTCCAAAAAATGGAAGATTTGAAGATCTGACCCGTGCTCTTGGCATTGCATGCTCTTTGGGGGCTGATGAGACCTTATTAGTAGCTGag GTATACAACAATTGCATCATACGTTTTCTTGAAGATCCAACTGATTCATTATCCTTAATCAGAGATGCTGACAAACTAGTTGCTTACCGATTTTTGAAATGTAATGTGGATGCCCCTTTGGTTGTCTTCATAAACCAGCGGATGGAGGA GCAGTATGTCTATGGGAAGCAGACTCTGAATTGGAAAGCCTTTGGAATTCCTGTTGTAGATAGGCTTTATAGTGTTACAAATGGATCTGATCTCCGCAATTTGTATCTAAAGTGGTTCTATCCATTTCAAAATCCAATTGAAGAGGCCTTAGAAAATTGTCTCGTGTCTAAGGAAACTGAAGAAGATGCAGAAACGGAGGTCACAACTCCTAGTTTAGGTTCAAATGTGAATGAGTTAGACACTCCTTCAGATGGAGGAATGGAGTTTTATGTTACTGATGAAAAGGGAACTATAAAAAATTCCAAGATATTAATGAATGAGCCTCTAGCAATAAATGGAGACTTAAGGCTGCTGCACGTGCTTGTGTGTTGGTCAGAAGAACAGCTTAAGATATATGACACGCAACTTTGTAGTTCATTGCCTGAGGTTTTCAAGTCTGGCTTTTTAGCAAAGAGACCTCAAGAATCAGTTTCTCTATACAAGTGCCTTGAAGCATTTTTGCAAGAAGAACCTCTTGGACCAGAAGACATGTG GTACTGTCCTGGCTGTAAAGAACATCGTCAAGCTAGTAAGAAGTTAGATCTTTGGAGACTTCCTGAAATTTTGGTCATTCATCTTAAGAGGTTTCAATACAGTCGTTACTTGAAAAACAAGCTGGAGACATATGTTGACTTCCCTGTAGATAATCTCGATTTGTCAGCTTATATTACCTATGGGAATGATGAGTCTTACCATTACACACTTTATGCTGTCAGTAACCATTATGGAAGCATGGGAGGTGGTCATTATACCGCATTTGTCCAT CGAGGCGGTGATCAGTGGTATGACTTCGATGATAGCCATGTTAATCCCATCAGCAAGGAGAAGATAAAGTCTTCAGCTGCCTATGTTCTTTTCTACAGAAGAAATTTCGAAGTATCAACATAG
- the LOC100776553 gene encoding ubiquitin carboxyl-terminal hydrolase 8 isoform X2, with the protein MPEADSDKKKGIAFASFPGSSYAGPMKIINNIFNSDLVFSLRREEDSPRIRENGEVGVSGRDFALVSGDMWLQALKWHSDSKNVMKDDKGFSATDSDMADVYPLQLRLSVQRETNSFGVRISKKDNAVELFKRACKMFSVDSEMLCIWDYSDQITFLMNDNNQVPVDCQRQSDQEILLELQVYGLSDSIRCREGKKDEMANFSGSASLKMNGTYDGANSDCMNANSLTFSSGPGEAGSLGLTGLQNLGNTCFMNSSLQCLAHTPKLVDYFLEDYIREINHDNPLGMNGEIALAFGDLLRKLWAPGASPVSPRIFKSKLARFAPQFSGFNQHDSQELLAFLLDGLHEDLNRVKCKPYIEVKDGDGRRDEEVADEYWHNHLARNDSVIVDVCQGQYKSTLVCPVCRKVSVTFDPFMYLSLPLPSTTVRTMTITVVSGNGGEMSQLSPYTITVPKNGRFEDLTRALGIACSLGADETLLVAEVYNNCIIRFLEDPTDSLSLIRDADKLVAYRFLKCNVDAPLVVFINQRMEEQYVYGKQTLNWKAFGIPVVDRLYSVTNGSDLRNLYLKWFYPFQNPIEEALENCLVSKETEEDAETEVTTPSLGSNVNELDTPSDGGMEFYVTDEKGTIKNSKILMNEPLAINGDLRLLHVLVCWSEEQLKIYDTQLCSSLPEVFKSGFLAKRPQESVSLYKCLEAFLQEEPLGPEDMWYCPGCKEHRQASKKLDLWRLPEILVIHLKRFQYSRYLKNKLETYVDFPVDNLDLSAYITYGNDESYHYTLYAVSNHYGSMGGGHYTAFVHRGGDQWYDFDDSHVNPISKEKIKSSAAYVLFYRRNFEVST; encoded by the exons ATGCCGGAGGCAGATTCGGATAAGAAGAAGGGAATTGCGTTTGCCTCTTTTCCAGGTTCGTCCTATGCTGGTCCTATGAAGATTATCAATAACATTTTCAACTCAGATCTTGTGTTCAGTCTTCGGAGGGAGGAGGATTCACCACGCATTCGTGAAAATGGCGAGGTTGGTGTGTCTGGCCGGGACTTTGCTTTGGTGTCTGGGGATATGTGGTTGCAGGCACTCAAGTG GCATAGTGATTCAAAAAATGTAATGAAGGATGACAAAGGCTTTTCAGCTACTGACAGTGATATGGCAGATGTATATCCTTTACAACTCAGGCTTTCTGTTCAGAGGGAAACAAATTCATTTGGAGTAAGAATAAGCAAAAAG GACAATGCAGTTGAGCTCTTTAAAAGAGCCTGCAAAATGTTCAGTGTGGATTCAGAGATG TTATGCATTTGGGACTATTCAGATCAGATAACATTTTTAATGAATGACAACAATCAGGTCCCAGTTGACTGTCAAAGGCAGTCTGATCAGGAG ATTCTTTTGGAGTTGCAAGTTTATGGGTTGTCAGACTCAATTAGATGTAGGGAAGGTAAAAAAGACGAGATGGCAAATTTTTCTGGCAGTGCTTCACTGAAGATGAATGGCACTTATGATGGTGCAAATTCTGATTGTATGAATGCCAATTCTTTGACCTTCTCTTCAGGCCCTGGTGAAGCTGGTTCCTTGGGATTAACTGGGTTACAAAACCTAGGAAACACTTGCTTCATGAACAGTTCCCTACAGTGTTTAGCACATACACCAAAGCTTGTTGATTATTTTCTGGAAGATTATATTAGAGAAATCAATCATGATAACCCATTGGGCATGAAT GGTGAGATAGCTTTGGCATTTGGAGATCTGCTCAGGAAGTTATGGGCCCCTGGAGCAAGTCCTGTGTCACCAAGAATATTCAAATCAAAACTTGCTAGATTTGCACCTCAGTTCAGTGGATTTAATCAGCATGATTCCCAA GAACTTCTTGCTTTTTTGTTGGATGGTCTTCATGAAGATCTGAATCGTGTTAAATGTAAGCCTTATATTGAAGTCAAGGATGGAGATGGTCGACGAGATGAAGAGGTTGCTGATGAATATTGGCATAATCATTTGGCTCGCAATGATTCTGTCATTGTTGATGTGTGCCAA GGTCAATATAAATCAACATTAGTTTGTCCTGTTTGTAGGAAGGTCTCTGTGACATTTGATCCATTCATGTACTTATCATTACCTCTACCTTCAACAACAGTGCGGACAATGACTATAACTGTTGTTAGTGGCAATGGTGGTGAAATGTCTCAATTATCACCATACACTATTACTGTTCCAAAAAATGGAAGATTTGAAGATCTGACCCGTGCTCTTGGCATTGCATGCTCTTTGGGGGCTGATGAGACCTTATTAGTAGCTGag GTATACAACAATTGCATCATACGTTTTCTTGAAGATCCAACTGATTCATTATCCTTAATCAGAGATGCTGACAAACTAGTTGCTTACCGATTTTTGAAATGTAATGTGGATGCCCCTTTGGTTGTCTTCATAAACCAGCGGATGGAGGA GCAGTATGTCTATGGGAAGCAGACTCTGAATTGGAAAGCCTTTGGAATTCCTGTTGTAGATAGGCTTTATAGTGTTACAAATGGATCTGATCTCCGCAATTTGTATCTAAAGTGGTTCTATCCATTTCAAAATCCAATTGAAGAGGCCTTAGAAAATTGTCTCGTGTCTAAGGAAACTGAAGAAGATGCAGAAACGGAGGTCACAACTCCTAGTTTAGGTTCAAATGTGAATGAGTTAGACACTCCTTCAGATGGAGGAATGGAGTTTTATGTTACTGATGAAAAGGGAACTATAAAAAATTCCAAGATATTAATGAATGAGCCTCTAGCAATAAATGGAGACTTAAGGCTGCTGCACGTGCTTGTGTGTTGGTCAGAAGAACAGCTTAAGATATATGACACGCAACTTTGTAGTTCATTGCCTGAGGTTTTCAAGTCTGGCTTTTTAGCAAAGAGACCTCAAGAATCAGTTTCTCTATACAAGTGCCTTGAAGCATTTTTGCAAGAAGAACCTCTTGGACCAGAAGACATGTG GTACTGTCCTGGCTGTAAAGAACATCGTCAAGCTAGTAAGAAGTTAGATCTTTGGAGACTTCCTGAAATTTTGGTCATTCATCTTAAGAGGTTTCAATACAGTCGTTACTTGAAAAACAAGCTGGAGACATATGTTGACTTCCCTGTAGATAATCTCGATTTGTCAGCTTATATTACCTATGGGAATGATGAGTCTTACCATTACACACTTTATGCTGTCAGTAACCATTATGGAAGCATGGGAGGTGGTCATTATACCGCATTTGTCCAT CGAGGCGGTGATCAGTGGTATGACTTCGATGATAGCCATGTTAATCCCATCAGCAAGGAGAAGATAAAGTCTTCAGCTGCCTATGTTCTTTTCTACAGAAGAAATTTCGAAGTATCAACATAG